A section of the Bryobacteraceae bacterium genome encodes:
- a CDS encoding GntR family transcriptional regulator has product MMSAEPEGRSALPAARHADDTLAQRAYRLVRERILKGIYPPGAALSRRRLASELGMSLLPVAEALQRLVNEGLLESRPRVGTRVRQPDREEIRDRYTLREALESQAARLFAERATRAQKAEILRMARKLDEYYTHWERLQQDSEFRLAVRRYHVRFHLRIAEIGGSPLLRQAIEREQDLLFSWLSDTAAQVHPLPPRYHSGLAEELCSGDPLRADSAIRAHIRYALEELLKLAFPPNGGRWRMKPRPKS; this is encoded by the coding sequence ATGATGTCTGCGGAACCTGAGGGGCGCTCCGCCCTGCCCGCCGCCCGGCACGCGGACGACACTCTGGCCCAGCGCGCCTACCGCCTCGTCCGGGAACGAATCCTCAAGGGAATTTATCCGCCTGGGGCGGCCCTGTCCCGGCGCCGGCTGGCCAGCGAACTGGGCATGAGCCTGCTGCCGGTGGCCGAGGCGCTCCAGCGGCTGGTCAACGAGGGGCTGCTCGAAAGCCGCCCCCGCGTCGGCACGCGCGTCCGGCAGCCGGACCGTGAGGAGATCCGTGACCGGTACACGCTGCGCGAGGCGCTGGAAAGCCAGGCCGCCCGTCTGTTCGCCGAGCGCGCCACGCGAGCGCAGAAGGCGGAGATCCTCCGCATGGCCAGGAAACTCGACGAGTATTACACGCACTGGGAGCGGCTCCAGCAAGACAGCGAATTCCGCCTGGCCGTTCGCCGCTACCATGTGCGCTTCCATCTCCGGATCGCCGAAATCGGCGGCAGCCCACTGCTGCGCCAGGCGATCGAGCGCGAACAGGACCTGCTGTTCAGTTGGCTTTCCGACACCGCCGCCCAGGTTCATCCGCTGCCGCCGCGCTACCATTCCGGGCTTGCCGAGGAACTCTGCTCGGGCGACCCGCTCCGCGCTGACTCGGCCATCCGCGCCCACATCCGTTATGCACTGGAAGAGCTGCTGAAGCTCGCCTTTCCGCCGAACGGCGGCCGCTGGCGCATGAAGCCGCGCCCGAAGAGTTGA